The Rubricoccus marinus nucleotide sequence CATATTGCCAGCACAGCACTCCACACCATGCCCCGACTCATCAAACGCTACGGCTCTCGAAAGCTCTACGACACAGAAGCCAGCGAGTACGTCTCTCTCGACCGCGTCGCCGCATTCGTCCGTGACGGCGAGGACGTTCGCATCGTCGACAACAAGACGGGCGAGGACGTGACCGTCGCCATCCTGAGCCAGGTGATCGCGGAGGAGGGGCGAAACGGCGGCAGCCTCTCGTCCACGTTTCTGCACGACCTCGTCCGCATGGGCGAGCGGGCCATCCGCACCGGTGCGGAGACCATCACTCGGGCCGAGGAAACCGTCGGCGCTGTTGTCGGTGGGGCGCGCAAGAATGCCGCCGCCGTCGTCGGGGACGCCCGCCGCCGGATCGCCTCTGGCGCGCCTCTTGGAGACGTGCGCAACGAGATGGAGCGCCTCCGCGCCCGCCTGGACGCCCTCGAAGGCTCTCTTGCCTCTCTCGAAGAGGACGAGCCCAAGCCGCCCGCCGACGCCGGCTGACCGATGCGCGACCCCATCGCCGCGCTCAAAGACGCCGCGCGCGTCGCTTTCGCCAGAGGCCTCTCCGGAGTTGCCGCGGCACAAGACGCGCTTGAGGCCTCTGGCGAGCGCTCCCTCCACACGTTGGGTCTCCCGACCCTGACCGACATCGACCGCCTGCAACGGGCCGTCGCTGACCTCGACCGCGCGGCGAACTCGCTCCGCGATCGTTCCTGAACCTGTACATCCACACAACCCCTCTAAACATGTCGACCACCAAAGAACTCACCAAAGAAATCCGCAACTCCGCTGACGTCGCGGTGACGAACGCGAAAGAGACCGTCGACTCGGTCCGCCGCGGCTTCACCGACGCTGCCGGCAACGTGAAGGACGCCGCCCAGAACGTCTTCCTCGCAGGCCTCGGCGCGCTCGTCGCCGCGAAGGAGACGGGCGAAGAGACCTTCGAGTCCTTTGTTAAGAAGGGCGAGAAGGTGGACCTCGGCACGCTCGGGACCGAGCGCGTCAAGACCATCCGCAAGCAGATCGACGGCGCGACCGACAAGGTTGAGGACGCCGTCAAGGGCCGCGTCTCCGACGCCAAGTACGTCGCCGGCGAGACCGCGAACTCCCTCGAAGACCGCGTCCAGGACGCCGTCGCGACCGTCATGAAGCGCATCGGCGTACCGACGCGTGAGGAGATCAGCGAACTGACCGCCTCCGTAGAGCGCCTCACGGCCCGCGTCGAAGAGGTCAAGGAGGCCCGCTCGCTGGACGCTGCCGCGCCCGCCGCGTTCACCGTCGAGTCCGTCGGTGGTGGCTGGTACGAGATCAAGACCGGCGACGTGGTCGTGGACAAGGTGAAGGGCCGCAAGGCGGTCGCCGCCAAGCTCTCCGACCTCCAGGGCACGGACGAGGTCACGGTCGTCTCCGTCGGAGGTGGCTGGTTCGAAGTCCGCGTCGGCGCCGCCGTCGTCGAGAAGGTCCAGGGTGAGGAGGCTGCCGAGGAGGCCGCCGCCAAGCTCTAGACGTTCTGCTTCTGGCGGCCCGTAAGCCGCCGGGACATCTGCCCCGGGTCGCGTTCTGCGGCTCGGGGCTTTTTTGTGAGCCTCTGGCGCGATGCCGCGGCGCCAGAGGCGCCGAGCGCTAGCCGTGTTCGGGGCGGGTGGGCTCCGGCGCGGCCTCAAGCGCCAGAGGCCTGATCGTCGTTCGCTCGCGCACAAGGCGCGCGGCGTCAGGGCCGTGGTTGAGGATGAGGTCCAGCGAGGAGCACTCCGGCACCCAGCCCTCGAAGGTCTGCCGGTAGGGCCGGTGCTCGTAGCGCAGCACGTGCGTCTCCACGCCCAGCCTCTGGCGGTCGCGCGCGGCCGAGGAGGGGAGTGCGAGCAGCGCGCCCTCGCCAGAGGCGGTCCAGATGTCTGCGAGCGAGGCCGGCGCCTCTGGCGTCTCGGACGCGACGACGAGCTGTGAGGTGGCGCCCAGCCACCGGTGCGTCCACCGCGTCGTCGCGACGGTCAGCGCGCCGAGCGAGGGCCACCGCCCTGTCAGAAGTGCCTCGACCTCGGGCAGCACGTGCTCGGCAAAGGGCGCCATCCCGTACGCAGTCCGCAAGGCGTGGACGTGCTTCCGCGCCCACGCCGTCCCGGCGATTTCCAGCGACGCCAGAGGCTGGCGCTTCCCCGTATGGACGCGGGGGATGGAGAGCCGCTGCGCGCCTGCGGCCTCGCGGATCTGCGCGCGGTTGTAGGCGGCCTGCCGCGAAAACGGGAGCGTGTCCGCGAGCACGACGCGCTCGGCGTGGAGCAGCAGCGCGGCGACCTCTGGCGTCGGGAAGAACTCGGGCGGGCGGACGGCGGTCACGGGCAAGGGGGGGACGGTGCGATCTTGTGGATCCCTCACCGAGGCTCGCCGTTCCCGCGCTCCCTCTCTCGCTGTCATGGATTCGCGCCGCACGTTTCAACTTCTGTTCTGGCTCCTCGCCGGGACCGTCTTCTTCGCCATCGCGGGGACGCTTTCGCTCTACATCGGCCCCGTGGAGGAGTTTTTCCGCCCGTACTACCAGAAGCTGGTGGCCGGCCCGACGTGGACGTACATGGCGCTGCTCCCGCTCGTCACGCTCGCGCTGTACTGGAAGACGCTCGGCCCCTGGCGCTCCATCCTGTTCCTGCTCGCCGCGAGCCTAATCGGCGCCGGGAGCGAACTGCTGGGCACGAACACCGGCATCCCGTTCGCGCCGTACGAATACACGGACCGCCTCGGCCCCAAAATCCTCGGCGACGTGCCGTGGTTCATCCCCACGAGTTGGTACGCCCTCGCTCTGCTCTGCTACGATCTGGGTGGGCGGCTGCGGGTCGGCGTGGCGGGCCGCGCGGTCGCGATGGCCGTGTTTATGATCGTGTGGGACGTGGCGCTAGATCCCGCGATGAACCAGGGCGGCGGCACGTTCATCTTCTGGAACTACCCGGGCGGCGGTCCCTTTTTCGGGATGCCGTGGGTGAACTGGTACGGGTGGTTCGTGACCAGCATCCTGATCTCGCTGGCGTTTGAGATGTTGGGCGGGATGAGGGCCGCGGCGGACCCGTTCGTCGCGAAGTGGGGACCCATCGCGTACGCGCTCAACG carries:
- a CDS encoding phasin family protein yields the protein MSTTKELTKEIRNSADVAVTNAKETVDSVRRGFTDAAGNVKDAAQNVFLAGLGALVAAKETGEETFESFVKKGEKVDLGTLGTERVKTIRKQIDGATDKVEDAVKGRVSDAKYVAGETANSLEDRVQDAVATVMKRIGVPTREEISELTASVERLTARVEEVKEARSLDAAAPAAFTVESVGGGWYEIKTGDVVVDKVKGRKAVAAKLSDLQGTDEVTVVSVGGGWFEVRVGAAVVEKVQGEEAAEEAAAKL
- a CDS encoding WbqC family protein; translated protein: MTAVRPPEFFPTPEVAALLLHAERVVLADTLPFSRQAAYNRAQIREAAGAQRLSIPRVHTGKRQPLASLEIAGTAWARKHVHALRTAYGMAPFAEHVLPEVEALLTGRWPSLGALTVATTRWTHRWLGATSQLVVASETPEAPASLADIWTASGEGALLALPSSAARDRQRLGVETHVLRYEHRPYRQTFEGWVPECSSLDLILNHGPDAARLVRERTTIRPLALEAAPEPTRPEHG
- a CDS encoding polyhydroxyalkanoate synthesis regulator DNA-binding domain-containing protein; translation: MPRLIKRYGSRKLYDTEASEYVSLDRVAAFVRDGEDVRIVDNKTGEDVTVAILSQVIAEEGRNGGSLSSTFLHDLVRMGERAIRTGAETITRAEETVGAVVGGARKNAAAVVGDARRRIASGAPLGDVRNEMERLRARLDALEGSLASLEEDEPKPPADAG
- a CDS encoding carotenoid biosynthesis protein; this encodes MDSRRTFQLLFWLLAGTVFFAIAGTLSLYIGPVEEFFRPYYQKLVAGPTWTYMALLPLVTLALYWKTLGPWRSILFLLAASLIGAGSELLGTNTGIPFAPYEYTDRLGPKILGDVPWFIPTSWYALALLCYDLGGRLRVGVAGRAVAMAVFMIVWDVALDPAMNQGGGTFIFWNYPGGGPFFGMPWVNWYGWFVTSILISLAFEMLGGMRAAADPFVAKWGPIAYALNVFFPISVCLLYGLPLAGLIASVTLVVALGVVYWRSQTGGPAGLTIYS